From a single Peromyscus maniculatus bairdii isolate BWxNUB_F1_BW_parent chromosome 4, HU_Pman_BW_mat_3.1, whole genome shotgun sequence genomic region:
- the Stmn3 gene encoding stathmin-3, producing MASTVSAYKEKMKELSVLSLICSCFYSQPHPNTIYQYGDMEVKQLDKRASGQSFEVILKSPSDLSPESPVLSSPPKRKDASLEELQKRLEAAEERRKTQEAQVLKQLAERREHEREVLHKALEENNNFSRLAEEKLNYKMELSKEIREAHLAALRERLREKELHAAEVRRNKEQREEMSG from the exons ATGGCCAGCACCGTATCCG CCTACAAGGAGAAGATGAAGGAGTTGTCTGTGCTGTCTCTCATCTGCTCCTGCTTCTACTCACAGCCTCACCCCAACACCATCTACCAGTATGGGG ATATGGAAGTGAAACAGCTGGACAAGCGAGCCTCTGGCCAGAGCTTCGAGGTCATCCTCAAGTCTCCTTCTGACCTATCTCCAGAGAGCCCTGTGCTCTCCTCTCCCCCCAAGAGGAAGGATGCTTCCTTGGAGGAGCTGCAGAAGCGGCTGGAGGCAGCTGAGGAGCGGAGGAAG ACGCAGGAGGCTCAGGTGCTGAAGCAGCTGGCGGAGCGGCGTGAGCACGAGCGTGAGGTGCTGCACAAGGCGctggaagaaaataataactTTAGCCGCCTGGCGGAGGAGAAGCTCAACTACAAGATGGAGCTGAGCAAGGAGATACGCGAGGCTCACCTTGCAGCACTGCGCGAGCGGCTGCGCGAGAAG GAGTTGCATGCTGCTGAGGTGCGCAGGAACAAGGAGCAGCGGGAGGAGATGTCTGGCTAA